CCGACCCGCCAGGCTGCCTGTTCGCCGGGCGTTGCCTGCATTTCCGCCCGGGGCTATGCGAAGCGAGCGATCCCGCCCTTGCCGCACATGGAACTGGGCATCAGGTCGCTTGCCACCGGGCACGGGGCGGCGTGCCAGCCTGGATCGCGGATGAGGCCACCGAAGGAGCGACACGATGACGATGGTTGCTACCGCGACCGCGGCAGCCGGCGGAGAGGATGATCGTCTGCTCAGTGAGACGATCGTCGCGCGGCTGGCGCAGCGCCTGCGCGAGGAAATCCTAAGCGGGGATCTTCCCTTCGGAACACGGCTCAAGCTGCGCGAACTGTCGGATCGCTTCGGCGTCAGCCAGATGCCGATCCGCGACGCGCTGGTGAAATTGAGTTCGGAGGGGCTCGTCGAATTGCAGCCCAACCGCGGTGCGGCCGTGCGCAAGATCGATCATCAATTCATCGAGAACATGTTCGATATCCGCATGATGCTCGAGGAGCTCCTGGTTCGGCGCGCCATCGAACGATCAAGCGATGCCGAACTCTCCAGCCTGCGCCCGCTCGCCGCTAAACATGCCGAAGTGGCGGCGAGCGGCGACTTTCGCGCCCTCATGGCTGCGAACCTCGCATTTCACGGACGCATCACCGAGTTGGCCCGCAACGCTGAGGCGGCACGTATTCTCGATCAAGGCTGGGAGCTCATCTACTCCCTGCGCGGGCAGACCGGATACGCTGAAGGACGCCTGGAAGAAATCATCAACGAACATAACCAGCTCGTCGTCGCCATCGAGGCCCGTGACGTCGAAACTGCCGGCCGTTTGGCCCGTCAGCACGTCCAGCGCTCGCGCGACGACGCGCTGTCGCGGTTCAAGCTTCGATAATGGCCGATAGGCCAGTCCATCAGCAGAGAGTAAGATCGTGAAGATCAAGGCAATCCGCAGCTTTCCCGTCCGCATTGGCGATCGCAATCAGCTCCTCGTCAAGGTGGAGACGGACGCCGGCATCCACGGCTGGGGCGAATCCGGCCTCGCCACGCGCGAGCGCGCCGTCATGGGCGTGATCGAGCACTACGAGAAATTTCTCATCGGGCAGGATGTCTTTGCCATCGGCGCGCTCTGGCAGGAGATGTACCGCAGCCAGTATTTCGAGGGCGGCCGCGTGCTGACGGCGGCCATTTCGGCCATCGACATCGCGCTGTACGACATAAAGGGCAAGGCGCTTGGCGTGCCGGTCTATGAATTGCTCGGCGGCCGGCATCGCCACCATGTGCCCACCTTCGCCTCATTGAAGGGCAGCACCCTCGATGTGGTGCTGGAGCGCGGCCGCGCGGTGCGCGATGCCGGCTGGACCTGCATTCGCCTGCTCGTCGATGTCGGCGCGCCGGGTGCGCGTTTCGAACCCTGGGAAGCCGTTGCGCGCTACGCCGAGTGGTTGCCACGCCTGCGTCAGGAGTTGGGTATCGGCGTATGCCTGGGCATTGACCTGCATCATCGGCTGACGGTGGCGGAGACCGCCGCTTTGTGCCAACGGATGCCGGCCGGCACGCTCGATTTCGTCGAGGAGCCGATACGCGACGAGGACCCGGCTTCCTATGCAGCTCTGCGCCGGCTGACCTCCGTGCCCTTTGCCGTCGGTGAGGAGTTCTCCTCGAAATGGCAGTTCTTGCCCTACGTGGAGCAGCGCTTGACAGAATATGCGAGGGTCGACGTCTGCAATGTCGGTGGCTTCACTGAGGCGATGAAGGTCGCCGGCTGGTGCGAGGCGCATTACATCGATCTAATGCCCCATAATCCTTTGGGCCCGATCTGTATCGCCGCGAGTCTGCATCTCGCCGCCGCCGTGCCGAATTTCGCATGGCTCGAGTGCCGCGAAAGCCCTGGCGAGGAATATCGCCGGTATGACAGCGGCATCTTCCGCAGCCGTCCGCAACTGGATGGCACGAGCTACCCGGTCCCCACCACGCCCGGGCTCGGGATCGAAATTGACGAGGAGGCTCTTGCGGGGGCTGGCGAATTCCAGTTTGTCGAAATGCCCCATCTGAAACGCGACGACGGCTCTCACACCAATTGGTAAGGTCCACGCGGGGGGATGGGACAATGCCAGCCCTCCGCACCCACGAGCGATCTTGGCGCCGTCGGCGCTGCTTGCCCGCTATCACCCTATACTCAAGTTCAATAGCTCCACATGTGTGGACCATTGCTGCCCTCTAGCGGGATTTCCTAGAACGAAGCTGCCCGCTTGCAAAGGACAGCCATGCCGACCGCCATACCCGCCTCCGGTAAGCGCTTGATCGATCGCGGCAGTCGCGCGCTCGTTCCTACAACGACGAACCGCGACGCTTCGGGACGAAGCCATCGAAATCCCGGGCCACTGCGCCATATTACAGCGGCATGTCCCCGCCTTGGAAGTAACAGGTATCGCGATAATAGCGAACCGAAGACCTTCTTCGTTTTTCATATTCATGAAATTCTCGAATAATCTTTTAGTTTCAGTTCGCATCATACCGACTTCCGGCGAATACTGAGCGCTGACCCGCGCCACCACGGGATCATGTGGAGCGTATGATCTTGGGTGTCACCCCGCCAAGTCGATGTTCAATATGTCGAGGAATCTACAGAGATCCGATTGGCGCCGACTTATTCGACGAAGTGTTTACCGCTCGGAGCTTGTGACGGGGGCCAGAAATGCGGTTATCAATGTGGCCGGCCTTGAGCGATACCCGATCGGGGCGCATGGTCTCATCGCAAGGCCCGACCGATTGCCTTGGACAGGCTCTAGTACCTTCCGTCACGGCCTGCACCACAAGCCGTGGGAACCTCGATCACCACAGTGAAGGATTGACCTCCATGCCAAGCGTTACGACTAAGGACGGCGTCGAAATTTTCTTCAAGGATTGGGGTCCGAAGGATGCTCAGCCCATCATGTTCCACCATGGATGGCCGCTGAGCTCCGATGACTGGGACGCGCAGATGCTGTTCTTTCTTGCCAAGGGCTATCGCGTCGTTGCTCATGACAGACGTGGTCACGGCCGCTCCACGCAGGTTTGGGATGGTCATGACATGGACCATTACGCCGCCGATGCCGCGGCAGTCGTTGAGCACCTTGATCTGAAGAACTCGGTTCACGTCGGCCATTCGACAGGCGGTGGGGAAGCGCTGCACTTCACGGTCCGGCACGGCAAAGGCCGCGTTGCCAAGCTCGTGCTCATCGGTGCCGTCCCTCCCCTCATGCTCAAGACAGACACCAATCCCGGCGGGCTGCCGATCGAAGTTTTCGACGGGTTCCGCAAAGCCTTGGCCGACAACCGCGCCCAGTTCTTCCTCGATGTTCCCGCCGGCCCGTTCTATGGTTTCAATCGCCCGGGCGCGAAGGTTTCCCAGGGGGTAATCGAGAACTGGTGGCGGCAGGGCATGGCCGGCAGTGCCAAGGCGCATTACGACGGCATCAAGGCCTTCTCCGAGACCGACTTTACGGACGATCTGAAGGCCGTCGAAGTTCCCACGTTGGTAATGCATGGCGACGATGACCAGATCGTTCCCTTCGCCGATTCCGCACCGCTCTCGGCCAAGCTCGTGAAGGGCGCCACTCTGAAGGTCTATCCCGGCTTTCCGCATGGGATGTGCACCACGCATGCCGATGTGATCAACGCGGATCTCCTGGCGTTCATCGCGCAGTAAGGCCCCAAAAAGCCCGTCCATCTGGCCGCCCCCTCCGCGCACCTCAGGGCTGATTACCTATTGGAACCGCGGCGCAGAGAGGCTCAATGGCTGGACCTCTGGCGAGGCCTTGGGGCCGGCGGCGCTCAGGGCTTCCCAGGTGGTTCGTCGCATTCGCATGTTCATGACGCGCGTCGAGCCGGACCGGATGCCACTGCCGGTGAATGCGCTGATTGGGAAGGCCATTCACCTCATTCAGAATGAACTCGGCGCCAATAGCGTCAGACTGACGACGGTTCTGGAGACTGACGGAGCCGCCATAGTGGGGGACAGGATCCTGCTTCAGCAGGTGATCATCAACCTGATGAACAACGCGATTCAGGCCATAGCCCCCGATAAGCGCGCCTTGTCTGTCCGCACGGCGATAAGTGACGAGACCGTGATCATCACCGTAACCGATAGCGGACCTGGCTTCTCGGAAGAGGCAGCGAAGAAGGCCTTTGAGCCCTTCTACACCACCAAGGCTGCCGGGATGGGCCGTGGCCTGGCCATGTGCAGAACCATTCTTGCGGTCCATGATGGCGATATCCGCGTCAAACCATCGGAGGCGCAAGCGGGCGGCGATGTCACGGTTCGCCTTCCCCTCAACGTCACGGCTCTTGCCGAAATACCCGTTCCGGTCGAGGCGTAAGTCAGTCGCGCGATTTCAGATGCTCTGACAAAGCGTCGATAAATAGCCGCACCTTGGTCGGGACCATGCGGCGGGTTGGATAGACGGCCCAGATCGACAACGGCTCGGGTTGAGCATCGGCGAGGGAGATCGCAACAAGCGCGCCGTCCTTCAAGTCCTTGAGCACATCCCAACGCGACAGGTTGGCGATGCCTAGTCCGCCGCGACACGCTTCATGGATGGCGTCGATCGAATTGGCCGTGAACCGCCCGAGCACCTGCACCCGCCGGGACGTATCCGCCGCGCGAAAGTCCCAGTGCGGGGACGCGCTGACCGTAAGGCATTCATGCCGTTGCAAACCTGCGAGTTCTGCCGGTACGCCGAAACGCTCGATATAGGCCGGAGACGCGACCAGGAGGCGAGGATTATCCGCCAAACGTTTCGCGATCAGGTTGCTGTCGGCGAGGTCGGCGATGCGCACGGCGAGGTCGATTCCCTGCGCGACCACATCAACAAGGCTGTCGGTCAACAGGAGATCGACCTTCACCTCTGGATTTGCGCTCATGAACTCCACGACAAGGGGAGCCACCACCTGTCGGCCAAAAGCCAGCGAGGCTGTGAGGCGGAGAAGTCCGCTCGCGCCGGCGGTCGTCCCGCGAAGGCTGGCCAATGCGGCTGCCTCCCCTTCGACGAGTGCCTGCGCATGAGGCAGAAAGGCCTGCCCTTCCGCTGTCAGCGACAGCGACCGGGTGGTCCGCTGGACCAGCCTGACGCCTAATTCGCGTTCGAGAGCCGCCAGGAGCCGTGTCGCTGTCATGGGCGGGATGCGCAGCCTTCGAGCTGCGCCAGCCAGGCTGCCCGCGGACGCCGTCTCGACCAGGACTGCAACTGCGGCGAGATCCATAATATCAAAAACCGATATGACCGTACATCACGGGAAGACACTATAACAAAGATCGCTGCAATTCTATCTTCCGTGCCAATTCAGCGGCCCGTGATATCCGCGCGGGATCGCGCGCCACAGCTCCGGATGCAGAAGCCTTGGTGCCGAGGAGACCAGCATGACCACTCAAGAGACAGTCCATAGCACAGCGTCCAGGGAGGAGCCCCGCCTTTCGGCTCCCGCGGGCTCCGGCACCATTTTCGCGATGGCCGCCGCAGCGGGATTGGCGGTCGCCAATATCTACTACAACCAGCCCATGCTGGCGCTCATCGAGCAGGACCTGCCCGGTGCCGCGAGCGCTGCGATCCCCACCGCAACACAACTCGGCTACGCCGTCGGCCTGTTTTTACTCGTACCGCTCGGCGATCTCGTGGAGCGTCGGCGTCTGATCGTCGTGCAGCTTGTCGTATTGGCAGCAGCATTGATTCTGGCGGCCGTTGCGCCGACTGCATCCCTCGTCGTCGCCGCTTCGTTCGCCGTCGGTCTGTCGTCGACGGTCGCACAGCAGATCGTGCCGCTCGCCGCCCATCTCGCGCCTGCTGACAAGCGCGGGGCAACGGTCGGCACCGTGATGGCGGGGCTGCTGACGGGCATCTTGCTCAGCCGCACCCTCGCCGGCTTTGTGGCGACCCACGGGGGCTGGCGTGAGATGTTCTGGCTGGCGGTGCCAATGGCGCTTGCCGCGGCTGCGCTGATGGCTGTGGTCCTCCCGCACAGCGTGCCCCCCGCCCGCATGACCTATCGTTCGCTGCTCCATTCGACTTTGCATCTATGGCTGGAATTTCCGGCCCTTCGGATCGCCGCGCTGAGTCAAGCAGCTTTGTTCGCCGCCTTCACGGCCTTCTGGACAATTCTCGCCTTCCGACTGGAAGAGCCACGATTCGGACTGGGTGCCGATATCGCGGGATTGTTCGGCCTGGTCGGCGCCGTCGGCATCCTGGCCGCGCCGCTCGCGGGGCGCTTCGCCGATAGAAGCGGGCCGCGTCCTGCCGTCATGCTGGGCGCCGTCGCGACCCTTGCATCCTGGGTCATCCTTGGCGCATGGGGCTCCATCGTCGGGCTCATCGCCGGGGTCATTCTGCTCGACTTCGGCATACAGACTGCCTTGGTTTCGAACCAGCACATCACCTTCTCGCTGCGGCCCAGCGCTCGGTCACGTCTGAACACCATCTTCATGGGCGCGATGTTTCTCGGCGGCGCCTTTGGCTCGGCCATTGCAACGGTGGCGTGGGACTATGGCGGATGGTCGGCCGTCAGCGCGTTGGGCCTGACGCTCAGTGCGCTCGCGACGATCCTGCAGGCGCCTGGCGGAAGGACACAGAACACGCCATAGGTAGGAGGCCGCGCCAGGCCGGAGAACACTGTCCGTCCGGAACATCGACGCTGGACCCGGGTTGAACCCGTCCCTATCCACCGAGAACGCCCCAATCTGCAGTGCTGAGCCTATACGAAGGTATGGCGCCGCCACACTCTTCAGATATGAGATCAAACCCACGGAGAATAGCGGAAATGCCAGGGGACGATATTCTGCATGTATGGACGGCATGCGAATAACCGTAGCAACGGTTTGAATGCTTCGCTGTTGATATAAATATTACATAACAACAGCTGCCGCCGCCCTAGAGATCATGCGATATCTACAGGCCAGGAGCTCCCGCTATGTCATTTCATGTCTTGCCGCTTCCTGAATCCCGCTCCAGCTATCCAGTTGATGATGGATACCGTACATCGGGGAGCCTGCCGGAGCATCAGCTGTCTTCAATGGAGGGCCTTTCGCTTGACGGGAGCGCTTCGCATTCACCCGCTTGGGAAAGAGGAGTCAATCTGGCGGCCCTTGGGTTGCAAATCGCCCTTCCCAAGGCGGAGGGCGCGTCCGGCGCTATGACCGTGCGCGCCAATAACCACATATCCGGCCAGGTTTCCCGGTCCGGGGCGCCCGTTGACGACATCCAATCCAGGACGACGGAGGTCATCACCGATCCGGTCATCAAGCAGATGTCGGAAGCGCTTGCCGCCCTTGCCCCGCGCGCCGACGAGCTCTCTAGCGTGACAGCGGACGCGTTGCGGCTGGCCATCGTCACACGCGTGCTGAGCCTTCGCCTCACAGTCCCGTCGCAACGCCTGGAGCATAGCGCGCGAAAGCCGCAGGCGGCAAAATCCGGTTTGCAGAAATGGCGCTTCAAGCGGGTTGCCGACTACGTCAGCGCCAATCTGGCGGAGCCGATTACGTTGGAGGATATGGCTTCCGTCGCTGGATTGAGCCGCATGCATTTCGCAGCACAGTTTCGCATCGCCACGGGCATCCGGCCGCATGACTTCCTCCTTCGCCAAAGAATCGGGCGCGCACAGGAATTGATGACGACCGCCGAGACCCCTTTGGTCGCGATCGCCCTTGATGTCGGCTTCCAGACGCAGGCCCATTTCACCAGCGCCTTCAAAAAGATCACCGGTGAGACGCCTCACCGGTGGCGCATGGCCGTACGACATCGAGGGCAACGCGGAGATGGCGGCGGTCTTCCTTGCGAAGCGCCATGTGGTCACGGACAGTTCGAAGGGGGGCAACGCCGGATACGCGCCAATGGGGTCGGGCCACTATGTTAAGGCCACCAGGCAATCTGTCCCGTGCCCCGGAGTTCTCCGGGAAAGCGGTAGCCCCATCCACCCGCCGAACCTGAAATCAGGGCTGGGGTTATAGCAAAGGAAGGATCTGGGCCGAAGTGATGGAATGAATGGTAGATCACCACCATCCCTGAACACATAGCTGATAGAGATAGCTGGCGGAGAGGGGGGGATTCGAACCCCCGATGGGCTTGCACCCATGCCGCATTTCGAGTGCGGTGCATTCAACCGCTCTGCCACCTCTCCGCGTCGGCGCGGCACTTATACGTCACAACGCCGCAAGATCAAGGGGCTCTTGTACATTTTGCACCGTCAACGCGTTGACATGCATGCCCGTGAGATGTATCGACCCTCATTCTGTGCGAAGTCTTTTCGCGCTCCGTACGTGTGCGCGGCTCCTTCAGTCTTTGAGGTCGCCGCGTGTGAGTACGGCAACATCTGCCAAAAAGCCGGCCTTGTGGCGATCGCCGCAAAGAGCCGGGAGGAACACGGGACAAGAACGATGTTCGCAGTTATCAAGACCGGCGGCAAACAGTACCGCGTCGCCGCCACCGACGTGATCACCATCGAGCGCCTTGCCGGCGAGCCTGGTGACATCATTGCCTTCAGCGACGTTCTGATGCTTGGCAATGGCGAGACGACCGAAGTGGGCGCGCCCTTCGTGGCCGGCGCCACCGTCGCTGGTGAGCTCGTGGAGCAGAGCCGTGGCGACAAGGTCATCGCCTTCAAGAAGCGTCGCCGGCAGAATTCAAAGCGCAAGCGCGGTCACCGCCAGGACCTGACCGTGGTGCGCATCACGGAGATTCTCACGGGTGGCGCCAAGCCGTCGGCGAAGGCCGCAGCAGCGAAGCCCGCGCCGAAAGCTAAGGCGCCAGAAGCCGCTCCCGCGGCTGGCGATCACAGCAATCTCTCGTTGA
This portion of the Chelatococcus sp. YT9 genome encodes:
- a CDS encoding GntR family transcriptional regulator, with the translated sequence MTMVATATAAAGGEDDRLLSETIVARLAQRLREEILSGDLPFGTRLKLRELSDRFGVSQMPIRDALVKLSSEGLVELQPNRGAAVRKIDHQFIENMFDIRMMLEELLVRRAIERSSDAELSSLRPLAAKHAEVAASGDFRALMAANLAFHGRITELARNAEAARILDQGWELIYSLRGQTGYAEGRLEEIINEHNQLVVAIEARDVETAGRLARQHVQRSRDDALSRFKLR
- a CDS encoding LysR family transcriptional regulator, which codes for MDLAAVAVLVETASAGSLAGAARRLRIPPMTATRLLAALERELGVRLVQRTTRSLSLTAEGQAFLPHAQALVEGEAAALASLRGTTAGASGLLRLTASLAFGRQVVAPLVVEFMSANPEVKVDLLLTDSLVDVVAQGIDLAVRIADLADSNLIAKRLADNPRLLVASPAYIERFGVPAELAGLQRHECLTVSASPHWDFRAADTSRRVQVLGRFTANSIDAIHEACRGGLGIANLSRWDVLKDLKDGALVAISLADAQPEPLSIWAVYPTRRMVPTKVRLFIDALSEHLKSRD
- a CDS encoding AraC family transcriptional regulator; translation: MQIALPKAEGASGAMTVRANNHISGQVSRSGAPVDDIQSRTTEVITDPVIKQMSEALAALAPRADELSSVTADALRLAIVTRVLSLRLTVPSQRLEHSARKPQAAKSGLQKWRFKRVADYVSANLAEPITLEDMASVAGLSRMHFAAQFRIATGIRPHDFLLRQRIGRAQELMTTAETPLVAIALDVGFQTQAHFTSAFKKITGETPHRWRMAVRHRGQRGDGGGLPCEAPCGHGQFEGGQRRIRANGVGPLC
- a CDS encoding alpha/beta hydrolase, with protein sequence MPSVTTKDGVEIFFKDWGPKDAQPIMFHHGWPLSSDDWDAQMLFFLAKGYRVVAHDRRGHGRSTQVWDGHDMDHYAADAAAVVEHLDLKNSVHVGHSTGGGEALHFTVRHGKGRVAKLVLIGAVPPLMLKTDTNPGGLPIEVFDGFRKALADNRAQFFLDVPAGPFYGFNRPGAKVSQGVIENWWRQGMAGSAKAHYDGIKAFSETDFTDDLKAVEVPTLVMHGDDDQIVPFADSAPLSAKLVKGATLKVYPGFPHGMCTTHADVINADLLAFIAQ
- a CDS encoding MFS transporter, whose product is MAAAAGLAVANIYYNQPMLALIEQDLPGAASAAIPTATQLGYAVGLFLLVPLGDLVERRRLIVVQLVVLAAALILAAVAPTASLVVAASFAVGLSSTVAQQIVPLAAHLAPADKRGATVGTVMAGLLTGILLSRTLAGFVATHGGWREMFWLAVPMALAAAALMAVVLPHSVPPARMTYRSLLHSTLHLWLEFPALRIAALSQAALFAAFTAFWTILAFRLEEPRFGLGADIAGLFGLVGAVGILAAPLAGRFADRSGPRPAVMLGAVATLASWVILGAWGSIVGLIAGVILLDFGIQTALVSNQHITFSLRPSARSRLNTIFMGAMFLGGAFGSAIATVAWDYGGWSAVSALGLTLSALATILQAPGGRTQNTP
- a CDS encoding 50S ribosomal protein L21, whose translation is MFAVIKTGGKQYRVAATDVITIERLAGEPGDIIAFSDVLMLGNGETTEVGAPFVAGATVAGELVEQSRGDKVIAFKKRRRQNSKRKRGHRQDLTVVRITEILTGGAKPSAKAAAAKPAPKAKAPEAAPAAGDHSNLSLIAGIGPTIEKKLRAAGITSWDAIAAWTEADVEKYDAELALRGRIARDEWIEQAKELLAGKPPRAKIDQAELKSGEDD
- a CDS encoding mandelate racemase/muconate lactonizing enzyme family protein — translated: MKIKAIRSFPVRIGDRNQLLVKVETDAGIHGWGESGLATRERAVMGVIEHYEKFLIGQDVFAIGALWQEMYRSQYFEGGRVLTAAISAIDIALYDIKGKALGVPVYELLGGRHRHHVPTFASLKGSTLDVVLERGRAVRDAGWTCIRLLVDVGAPGARFEPWEAVARYAEWLPRLRQELGIGVCLGIDLHHRLTVAETAALCQRMPAGTLDFVEEPIRDEDPASYAALRRLTSVPFAVGEEFSSKWQFLPYVEQRLTEYARVDVCNVGGFTEAMKVAGWCEAHYIDLMPHNPLGPICIAASLHLAAAVPNFAWLECRESPGEEYRRYDSGIFRSRPQLDGTSYPVPTTPGLGIEIDEEALAGAGEFQFVEMPHLKRDDGSHTNW
- a CDS encoding ATP-binding protein, which encodes MVRRIRMFMTRVEPDRMPLPVNALIGKAIHLIQNELGANSVRLTTVLETDGAAIVGDRILLQQVIINLMNNAIQAIAPDKRALSVRTAISDETVIITVTDSGPGFSEEAAKKAFEPFYTTKAAGMGRGLAMCRTILAVHDGDIRVKPSEAQAGGDVTVRLPLNVTALAEIPVPVEA